The following are encoded together in the Candidatus Eisenbacteria bacterium genome:
- a CDS encoding GGDEF domain-containing response regulator, whose amino-acid sequence MASVASSTTSGIRPQELPSVVTTESSALRVLMVAEESTCARLRQVFSGLRQRPVACAETGQWSEAWRALGRGSFDLVLADLALGRGGPLEVLHRLQAVAPQVPVVAMLSRATEEDSAQLLQAGAQDYVVLDDLQADGLARTIRNALDRQHYLSRLRELSYSDALTGLYNRRGFEVLADAQLRLVRRTRKPALLLYVDLDGLKAINDDHGHAVGDRALLGTAEALRVALRRSDLVARLGGDEFVALVFEADACSAEVVKARMRAALSAAAVARELPCPLEVSIGIAPIDPNGDLTLGELLTRADRELYRAKRRVP is encoded by the coding sequence ATGGCTTCGGTCGCTTCGTCCACTACCTCGGGAATTCGCCCGCAGGAACTGCCTTCTGTCGTCACGACCGAATCGTCGGCGCTGCGGGTGCTGATGGTCGCCGAGGAGTCGACGTGTGCCCGACTCCGTCAGGTGTTCTCGGGACTTCGGCAGCGACCGGTCGCGTGCGCGGAAACCGGCCAGTGGTCCGAGGCGTGGCGTGCCCTCGGCCGTGGGAGCTTCGATCTGGTCCTCGCCGACCTCGCGCTCGGTCGCGGCGGTCCGCTCGAAGTGTTGCATCGGCTGCAGGCCGTCGCGCCGCAGGTGCCGGTGGTGGCGATGCTGTCTCGCGCCACCGAGGAGGACTCCGCCCAGTTGTTGCAGGCCGGCGCTCAGGACTATGTGGTGCTCGACGATCTCCAGGCGGACGGACTGGCGCGCACGATCCGAAATGCGCTGGATCGCCAGCACTACCTGTCGAGATTGCGCGAGCTGTCGTACTCGGATGCGCTGACCGGGCTCTATAACCGGCGCGGCTTCGAGGTGCTGGCTGACGCCCAGTTGCGACTGGTGCGTCGCACTCGCAAGCCCGCGCTGCTGCTGTACGTCGATCTCGACGGCTTGAAGGCGATCAACGACGATCACGGTCACGCGGTCGGCGATCGCGCGTTGCTCGGCACCGCCGAAGCGCTACGCGTGGCGTTGCGCCGCTCCGATCTGGTGGCGCGACTGGGTGGCGACGAGTTCGTGGCGCTGGTGTTCGAGGCCGACGCCTGCAGTGCCGAGGTCGTGAAAGCACGCATGCGGGCCGCGCTGTCGGCGGCGGCGGTGGCGCGCGAGCTGCCGTGCCCGCTCGAGGTCAGCATCGGAATCGCGCCGATCGATCCCAACGGCGACCTCACGCTCGGCGAACTGCTGACGCGCGCCGACCGTGAGCTCTACCGCGCCAAGCGGCGCGTGCCCTAG
- a CDS encoding SGNH/GDSL hydrolase family protein, with protein sequence MLCLGDSYTVGEGVSAAERWPERLAAALAVRGSDPGIPQVIARTGWTVDELTAAIDHERPRGSRRLVTLLIGVNDQYRGHTLAAYEPAFRSLLARAIGFAGGHAERVLVISIPDWGVSPFAADRDRTPIAHAIDTFNASNRAAAEAAGARWVEITDLTRSAGADSAAYTSDGLHPSAAMHARWLERLVPAALAVLGTR encoded by the coding sequence ATGCTGTGTCTGGGCGATTCGTACACCGTCGGCGAGGGCGTTTCGGCCGCCGAGCGCTGGCCGGAACGACTGGCGGCCGCTCTGGCGGTGCGCGGAAGCGATCCCGGCATCCCGCAGGTGATCGCGCGCACCGGCTGGACGGTCGATGAGCTGACCGCAGCGATCGACCATGAAAGACCGCGCGGATCGCGTCGGCTGGTCACGCTGTTGATCGGCGTCAATGATCAGTACCGCGGTCACACGCTGGCGGCGTACGAACCTGCCTTCCGCTCACTGCTCGCGCGTGCGATCGGATTCGCCGGCGGACACGCGGAGCGCGTGCTCGTGATCTCGATCCCCGACTGGGGCGTTTCGCCGTTCGCCGCCGACCGCGATCGCACACCGATCGCGCATGCGATCGACACGTTCAATGCTTCGAATCGTGCCGCCGCCGAAGCGGCCGGCGCGCGCTGGGTCGAGATCACCGATCTCACCCGCAGCGCCGGTGCGGACTCCGCCGCCTACACGAGCGACGGACTGCATCCGTCCGCCGCCATGCATGCGCGGTGGCTCGAACGCCTGGTGCCGGCGGCACTCGCGGTGCTCGGCACACGCTGA
- a CDS encoding peptidase, translating into MRQHPRTSALTTLAFAALMPCAAIPVVVCPVLAANITIVNADGAGEGFNDPTAAVPVGGNAGATVGAQRLIVFQTAANYWGTLLPSAVTIRVNARFDPLTCTPTGAVLGSAGPLGVFRDFGGAEFAGHWYHSALANKLAGFDLDGGDDIQAQFNSNLNGSPGCLGGAGWYLGLDGVEGINVDLLPVVMHELGHGLGFSTTTNGTTGNYLSGFPALWDHFLLDRVTSLHWDQMSAGQRAASAISNYQLSWDGDAATFESRFELDPRPENVVTAPAGIAGTYLSGKSLFGAALTTGGVTAQVVQALDGSGSTTDACEAITNGAALSGKIAFVDRGTCPFTQKALNVQAAGAVGIIIANNVNTGAFEMLATNGSVTIPVTNVDQIGGNLIRPQLAGGVTATMRIHPTARAGTDDLNRPLLYTPNPFQGGSSVSHFEVLSYPNALMEPAINLDLAPGDVDLTRFLFEDIGWLPRTTGVSTPAASRAASVVGAPNPFQSSAVLRFELSRPGLVDLSVFDTQGRLVRRITNAWMPAGPHGFEWNGLDDAGREVGAGVFLSRLRTGDGDSYGRLVRVN; encoded by the coding sequence TGTCCCGTTCTCGCCGCGAACATCACGATCGTCAACGCCGATGGCGCCGGCGAAGGCTTCAACGATCCCACGGCGGCCGTTCCGGTCGGCGGCAACGCCGGCGCCACGGTCGGGGCTCAGCGGCTGATCGTGTTCCAGACCGCCGCCAACTACTGGGGCACGCTGCTTCCGAGTGCGGTGACGATCCGCGTCAACGCGCGCTTCGATCCGCTCACCTGCACCCCCACCGGCGCGGTGCTCGGCAGCGCCGGGCCGCTCGGCGTCTTCCGCGACTTCGGCGGCGCCGAGTTCGCGGGTCACTGGTACCACTCGGCGCTCGCGAACAAGCTGGCGGGCTTCGATCTCGATGGCGGCGACGACATCCAGGCGCAATTCAATTCCAATCTCAACGGCAGCCCCGGATGCCTCGGCGGCGCCGGGTGGTATCTGGGTCTCGATGGCGTCGAAGGGATCAACGTCGACCTGTTGCCGGTGGTGATGCACGAACTCGGTCATGGCCTCGGCTTCAGCACCACCACCAACGGGACGACCGGCAACTACCTGTCGGGTTTCCCGGCGTTGTGGGACCACTTCCTGCTCGATCGTGTGACCTCGCTGCACTGGGATCAGATGTCGGCCGGGCAGCGCGCCGCCTCGGCGATCAGCAACTATCAGTTGTCGTGGGACGGTGATGCGGCCACGTTCGAATCGCGGTTCGAACTCGATCCGCGACCCGAGAACGTCGTCACCGCCCCGGCCGGAATTGCAGGAACCTACCTGTCGGGCAAGTCGCTGTTCGGTGCGGCGCTCACCACCGGCGGCGTCACCGCGCAGGTGGTGCAGGCGCTCGACGGCAGCGGGTCGACCACCGATGCGTGCGAGGCGATCACCAATGGTGCCGCGCTGTCGGGCAAGATCGCGTTCGTCGATCGCGGCACCTGTCCGTTCACGCAGAAGGCGTTGAACGTGCAGGCGGCGGGTGCGGTCGGCATCATCATCGCCAACAACGTGAACACCGGTGCGTTCGAGATGCTGGCCACCAACGGCAGCGTCACGATTCCGGTCACCAACGTTGATCAGATCGGCGGCAATCTGATTCGGCCGCAACTCGCCGGCGGCGTGACCGCGACGATGCGCATCCACCCGACTGCGCGGGCCGGCACCGATGATCTGAACCGGCCGCTGCTCTACACGCCGAATCCGTTCCAGGGCGGTTCGAGTGTTTCCCACTTCGAGGTGCTCTCGTATCCGAATGCGCTGATGGAGCCCGCGATCAATCTCGATCTGGCACCGGGCGACGTCGACCTCACGCGCTTCCTGTTCGAGGACATCGGCTGGCTGCCGCGCACCACCGGCGTTTCGACTCCCGCGGCGTCGCGTGCGGCGAGCGTGGTGGGAGCACCGAATCCGTTCCAGTCCAGCGCGGTGCTGCGTTTCGAGCTGTCGCGCCCCGGACTCGTGGATCTGTCGGTGTTCGATACCCAGGGCCGCCTGGTCCGCCGGATCACGAACGCGTGGATGCCTGCCGGCCCCCACGGCTTCGAATGGAATGGTCTCGACGACGCGGGTCGCGAAGTGGGAGCGGGTGTGTTCCTGTCGCGACTGCGGACCGGCGACGGCGATTCGTACGGCCGGCTGGTGCGTGTGAACTAG